The nucleotide sequence CCCCTTGGGCGCTCAGCACACCCCACCATTTCAGGCCGATGTTCATCGATTGACGTCGCATTAAAAACACCGCGGCGAGCACGGCGAATGCGGTGGTGCGCGTGCTCCAAAGGGCTGCGGGCAGGCCGATTTCTGCGGCCAACTTATCGGTCAGCACGATGGCGACATCGAAGGTCAAAATGGTCGCGATGCAAATGGCGATGGTCACGCCGATGCGCCCTTGAACATGGCCGTCTTTATGCTGAACCTTGTGACCGGCGCGACTGACGATCCAAACGCCGCACAACGTCGCACCGATCGCGGCCCACATTGCAGGCGCAGGGACGAAGCCGCCGACCGCAACACCATAGACCACCAACGGCACCGGATAACTGGACACGATCGGCACCGCCACCGACAACGGCCCGCGGGTCAACGACAGATACAAAAGCCAAGTGCCGAGCAAAACACACAGCCCGGTCGCCGCCACCAGCATGCTTAATGCGCCATCGGCGCGCATCGCCGTAATCGCATCCATCGCAAACGGTGCCAGCAGAACCGATGAGATAGCGAAAATCACCACCAAGGTGCGAGCCGGGCCTACCGCGCGCCCCGACAACCGCGCCAAAAAATCGCTACTGCCCCAACTGAGCGCCGTCACCAGGCCCAAAATTCCAGGATTCATAATTGCTTCCGCCTATTGAACATATTCTGAGTATCGCTGTGCGCCTTGGAAACACGACAACAAAACACCCAGCCGCCAATATACAAGGACCTGCGAGAAGCGGTGGCATAAACTGCAATTTTGCCCAATTGAAACCGACCCGCTCAATTATGTCGAAAAGTACTATCTTTGAATTTAGGATGGGCTACCCTTGATAAAATCTGATCTGCAATACTTCGGAAAAGAGCGGGCATAATGTTTGATAAACGATCAGAAGCTGAGCAAGCTACATTTTCGCCGCAAAATCTTGGCGTCCTAAAGCTTCTGTTTGTCGTACTGTCTGTTGGCACAGCATATCTTATCCTCGGTCGTCTTGCCCTTTACGTCGCGTCTGGAGCAGGGTATGCATCCCCCATCTGGCCGGCTGCGGGATTGGCGCTTGGCTCCGTATTGATACGGGGACCGGTCGCCTCGGTCGGGGTGTTTCTGGGTTCTTACTTGAACAACCTTCTCGTTGGCGATCCCTTTGCGTTCACGAACCATACATTAAGTGCCGCCATTGGCCTCGGTGCCACAGCACAGGCTCTCATGGGTCTGTTTTTAATCAAACGCTTTATCGGTTTCCCAACACGCCTGGAACGGGAACAAGATGTTTTCCGCTTTTTTGCACTGGGCGGTGCCCTTGCATGCGTCATCAATGCCGCGACCGGCAGTATTGCATTATGGGGCTTCGGCATCATCTCTCAGGACGATGTTGTCCGGATTGCCGCGATCTGGTGGTTGGGCGATACACTTGGCGTCGTGGTCATTGCGCCGATCATTGTCTTGTTCTGGTCCCCCCATAAGGAAACCACGAGAAACCGCTTCATCGCGGTTTTGATTACTTCGACCATCATGCTGTCCCTTTCGGTCGCAGTGTACGAAACCGCCAAGTCGCTGGAGCAAAAGCGAGTCGAACTGGTCTTCCAAAATCATGCCCAGTCCGTCACACAGACACTCGAAAGATCGCTTCAGGACTCACTTTCCGGATTGGATCGGGTTCGGGACATTTTCCACAATTTTGGCATTATCAACCGAGTCGATTTCCGGAATATCACGTGGGGCATTTTGGAGGATTACCCCGGCCTGCGCGCAATTTCGTGGAACGAAATTGTACGCGAAGACGATGTAAGCGCCTTTGTGCGCAGGATGAAAGACCCGCTGGCACCGGGTTTCGCGATTACCGAACGCAACGCAAATGGCGACCTTGTTCCTGCATCCGTACGGCCGGATCATATTGTCGTATCCTACATAGAGCCGTTGGCACAGAATCGCCTCGCCCTTGGATTTGACGTGGGATCGAATGTGGCACGTAGAAAAGCACTGGATACGGCCAGAGACACCGGCGAAGCGATGACAACCGGGCGCATCACGTTGGTGCAGGAGACCGCCAAGCAATTCGGTGTGTTGGTATTCATGCCCTTTTTTGGTCAAGGGCCCGCCCCACAGGGCATAACCGACAGGCAAAATCGGTTATTAGGATATATTACCGGCGTTTACAGCATTGGCACGATCGTCAATGATGTGTTGCACAACGGCAGACACGAGCATCTCGATATCTCTTTAACGGATAGCAGCTCCGAACCGGGATCGGAACTGCTGTATCCCCGTGAAACTTCGGAAGAGCATAAGCTCAGAACGCACAAGCTGGATCAGAGATCAAAGGACTTTGGCGTTACCCTCTGGACCCAAGACCTGAGCGTGCCCGGGCGCAAATGGGTCTTAACCGTTCGCCCCAACTCCGACTTTTTTGCTGAACACGCATCCTCGGCGTCTTGGTTCATTTTCCTGGCAATGGTGCTGCTGTCGGCAATGGTCTCCGTCTTGACTATGATCGTTACAGGTCGGCAAAAATTGATCCAGGAACTCGTTGAAGTCAGGACGGCTGAATTGCAACGTGCGCGCCTGGAAGCGGAAAAGGCAAACTCCGCAAAATCTGAATTCCTCTCTTCGATGAGCCACGAGCTGCGAACGCCTTTGAACTCCATCCTCGGGTTCGGCCAGATCCTTGAGCTCGACCACAACCCACCATTATCTCCTTCTCAAAAGCAAGGCGTGGCCCAAATTCTCAAAGGTGGCCGGCATCTGCTCGAACTTATTGAACAGATATTGGATTTGGCGCGCATCGAAACCGGACGACTTGATCTTCACCTGTCGGACATCAAAGTTCCGCTTTTGATACAAGACTGCGTTTCGTTTATTCAGCCCCAGGCCGAACACAGCAAAATCTCGTTATCGACCGACCTGTCCTATACGGGAGAGGTACGCGCCGACACTATGCGCCTGAAACAGGTCATGTTGAACCTCATGTCCAACGCCGTAAAATACAATCGTGAAGATGGCCATGTGACCATCGCAGTAACAGGCCCGAAAGGCGGTATGGTGCGGTTCGAGGTTTCCGATAATGGCCACGGCATTGCAGAAGAGCTACACCATAAAGTCTTCGAGCCCTTTGAGCGCCTGGGACAGGAAAATAGCGTCATTGCCGGCACTGGGGTGGGACTCACCGTGACCAAACAACTGGTGGAAGCCATGGGCGGAAGCATTGGCTTTGAAAGCCAAATCAACGTAGGCAGCACGTTCTGGATTGAATTGCCCGCCAATTGAATTGGCTTGGGGACATTTCCCCGTAACGTGCCGAAGCCACATGATCCTCAACAGAGCATCAAGCCCCCTCTGGGCACACATCCATCTTTTCAAAAGAAAACCCCCGAGAAATAAATCTCGGGGGTTTAGAATAATGGTGCCCAGGGGCGGATTTGAACCACCGACACGCGGATTTTCAATCCGCTGCTCTACCAACTGAGCTACCTGGGCATATGGTCACCGGGGCCGAAGTCCCTGTGCGTTGGTGAGGCCCGGTTTATAGGAAATTCCGACGCCTCTGTCCAGCACTGGAATGCACCTTTTTTCAGTCTTTTACACCTCGTCGTCGCCAAACGGGCCGTCGGCGCCCGGAACTTCCTCGGTGGGGATGCGATAGTCTTCGCCAAGCCACTTGCCCAAATCGATATCGGCGCATCGTTTGGAACAAAACGGGCGGTAGGATTCCACGGCCGGTTTGGTGCAAATCGG is from Magnetovibrio sp. and encodes:
- a CDS encoding DNA gyrase inhibitor YacG is translated as MNDDKVVELKVVKKAAKCPICTKPAVESYRPFCSKRCADIDLGKWLGEDYRIPTEEVPGADGPFGDDEV
- a CDS encoding DMT family transporter; its protein translation is MNPGILGLVTALSWGSSDFLARLSGRAVGPARTLVVIFAISSVLLAPFAMDAITAMRADGALSMLVAATGLCVLLGTWLLYLSLTRGPLSVAVPIVSSYPVPLVVYGVAVGGFVPAPAMWAAIGATLCGVWIVSRAGHKVQHKDGHVQGRIGVTIAICIATILTFDVAIVLTDKLAAEIGLPAALWSTRTTAFAVLAAVFLMRRQSMNIGLKWWGVLSAQGAIELMGYMALFSAQTLGGTTIASVVSSAYGVVTILLARTILKEAMSLPQLMGMALVFAGVVAVTALS
- a CDS encoding CHASE domain-containing protein, whose protein sequence is MFDKRSEAEQATFSPQNLGVLKLLFVVLSVGTAYLILGRLALYVASGAGYASPIWPAAGLALGSVLIRGPVASVGVFLGSYLNNLLVGDPFAFTNHTLSAAIGLGATAQALMGLFLIKRFIGFPTRLEREQDVFRFFALGGALACVINAATGSIALWGFGIISQDDVVRIAAIWWLGDTLGVVVIAPIIVLFWSPHKETTRNRFIAVLITSTIMLSLSVAVYETAKSLEQKRVELVFQNHAQSVTQTLERSLQDSLSGLDRVRDIFHNFGIINRVDFRNITWGILEDYPGLRAISWNEIVREDDVSAFVRRMKDPLAPGFAITERNANGDLVPASVRPDHIVVSYIEPLAQNRLALGFDVGSNVARRKALDTARDTGEAMTTGRITLVQETAKQFGVLVFMPFFGQGPAPQGITDRQNRLLGYITGVYSIGTIVNDVLHNGRHEHLDISLTDSSSEPGSELLYPRETSEEHKLRTHKLDQRSKDFGVTLWTQDLSVPGRKWVLTVRPNSDFFAEHASSASWFIFLAMVLLSAMVSVLTMIVTGRQKLIQELVEVRTAELQRARLEAEKANSAKSEFLSSMSHELRTPLNSILGFGQILELDHNPPLSPSQKQGVAQILKGGRHLLELIEQILDLARIETGRLDLHLSDIKVPLLIQDCVSFIQPQAEHSKISLSTDLSYTGEVRADTMRLKQVMLNLMSNAVKYNREDGHVTIAVTGPKGGMVRFEVSDNGHGIAEELHHKVFEPFERLGQENSVIAGTGVGLTVTKQLVEAMGGSIGFESQINVGSTFWIELPAN